TGAGATTCGCCCAGACCTACTGCAGAGATTTTGCTAGAAGCAACGCCACGGCCTACCAAGTAGTTAGCAACTACGTTGGCACGACGCTCAGACAGAGCTTGGTTGTATTCTTCAGAACCCATGAAGTCAGTGTGACCTTCAACACGTACAGTTTGTACGCTGTCGTTGCTCAGGCGTTGAGCCAAAGCGTTCAGGTTCTCTTGAGCTTCAGGACGCAGGTTGTCTTTGTCGAAGCCGAACAGAGTTTTAGTAGACAGGGAAACAGTTTCATCAACATACTCAGGAGCTTGTTGTACAGGAGCAACTGCTTCACGATCACCACATTCAACGCGGCCTTCGGTAGCTTTGTCGAAGTAGCTGTTTTTCCAGCATTCGCCGTAGTTGTTACGGACGATTTCTTGAGATTGGCTGCTTACGGTGTAACCGTGTTTGGTGTGCGCTTCGCTGGCCATAGCGGTGCCAGAGGCAACCAAGGCAACGAACAATGCGCTTAATTTCAGCTGTTTGGTCATTTTATTCCCTCATCAAATTGTTATGCGGCGGACTAGGAAAGCAACCGCTGCAAAGTACCAATATACAGGCCGCAGTATCAAAACAGCGGCAAATCGGATATATCAGGTTGCACTATAAAGAAGCGCAAGGCAAACTGTCAATACTCGATGCCTTCAAACAATCATGAAGTGCCTGCTTCCTAGTAGTTAATCATGCCGAAAAATCAATCTTGTGTCATTAATTTAGGGCAAAATCAGACAATTCACCTACCTAAAGTTGTACAAAAACAACAAAACCCCTTTCCCTCTTCTTTCCTGAATTTCCTGTTTTCATATCATTAAAAGATATTTTCATTAAAAACAACCATTTTCAAAACTCGGGGCAAAACTGGGCAAAATATGTTAAATTACAGACTGTTTGTCGCACAAAATCCACAATAACAACGTATCCGATACTGCTACCATGAAACTGCAACAATTACGTTACGCCCTTGAAGTTTACCGGCACAATCTGAATGTCTCCGAGGCTGCCGATGCGCTTTTTACATCCCAGCCCGGCATTTCCAAACAAATCCGCCTGCTTGAAGAAGAATTGGGTATCCAAATTTTTATCCGCAGCGGCAAGCGTGTGGTTTCCGTTTCGCAACCTGGCAAAGCCGTGTTAGAAATTTCGGAACGAATTTTGCGCGATGTACAAAACATTAAAAATATCGGCAGCGAGTTTACCGATCATGACAGCGGCTCGCTGACCATCGCGACAACGCATACTCAGGCGCGTTATGCTTTGCCCAAAATCGTTGCGGAATTTGTCAAAAACTACCCTAAAGTCAATTTGACCATCAAACAAGGCAGCCCTTCTGCCATTGCCCAAATGGTCAGCAGCGGAGAAGCAGATTTGGCAATTATTACCGAACGCATTGACGA
This genomic interval from Neisseria sp. Marseille-Q5346 contains the following:
- a CDS encoding OmpA family protein; the protein is MTKQLKLSALFVALVASGTAMASEAHTKHGYTVSSQSQEIVRNNYGECWKNSYFDKATEGRVECGDREAVAPVQQAPEYVDETVSLSTKTLFGFDKDNLRPEAQENLNALAQRLSNDSVQTVRVEGHTDFMGSEEYNQALSERRANVVANYLVGRGVASSKISAVGLGESQAQMTATCEAEVAKLGKKVSKAKKRAALIACIEPDRRVDVKIRSVVTRQVAPGQTIEGQGELPATDEGWIPAPYNGVHGYAKP